AGAGAGATACAAACAATGAACGCAGTCAGAAAGAACACAAGACACACTTATTGACAAGGTGAAAGTAAAAGTGAGACATGTGAAAGACTGTTAAATTCTGAtgtttcactatttatttctgaCTGACTGTCCTGCTATTCCAGTGACTCAGAGCCATGATTCCTGCTGCTGCTTTCTATCCGAGTCTTTCTGCTGTATGGTCACAATGAGGATGGTCACTGAAACTATtgtccatctctctccctcactcagaCTGACAGAATGAACAATGAACAGTCGGTGTGTACACTTTCCCCAGTAGAAGCTAACACTGTACCTTTGGGGGTCCTGCTGTATGTTTCACCTGCTCCCCACCAACTGAAGCAGTCTGCCCATGACAGGAGTGATTGGAAGGAAGCAAACAGGTAGTACAGACTGTCGCCAATGATGCAGTTGTACGAAATGTTGGACATTGTAATCAGAAGCATCATAGCAATCCCCACACCTGAAAACAGAAGAAAGAACACGGGAGTCTGGTTTGTGaattattgatttaaaataatgtatTTGACATGCATTTGGCTGGTCATTCAACCAAATTGGATTTTCTTTCAGTGAGCACAGGACAGAACAAGGAGACTGCCCTGGCTGACCACACCTTTGGGGAAATATCGGTTTTGTTTAAtcgattatgttggctgcttcaACATTCAGTGTCCAACAGTAAAGATTTCAAACAGGAAATGTTAATTATGTTATAGTTCTATGTCAAGATTACAAGAATGATGTTCCTTGTCTACAACTTTATACGCCCTCTCACTAATTCTTTAGGACACCATTATCATTGTGAGTGGTGATAATCACACATGCCCAGTCTTAGGCCATAaggtcataagatataggagcagaattaggccattcatcccactgagtctgctctgccattcagtcatggctgatatatttttgAACATCATTCTCTTGagttctccccataactcttgaacCCCttaccaagaacctatctatctctgtcttgagtatactcaatgacttggcctccacaacctgcTGCATCAATgggttccacagagtcaccaccctctggctgtggACATCCCTCTTTATCTCAGTTCTGATGAGTTGTCCCTTCAACTTGAGGCTGTTCCCTcatgtcccagtctctcctactagtggaaacatcttctccaggtCTACTCTATTCAGACCATTcattattctgtaaatttcattaTTCTGTAAATCCTTCTAGGCTCCATTGAGTCCTTAACTGTTACTCATTTGACaatcccttcatccctgggatcactcttgtaaacctcctctggacccctccaaggCCAGAACATCCTTTGAGACATGGGGTCCAAACATTTTCATATatttcaaatgctgtctgaccagagccttatacaacctcagtagcatatctctgctcttatatcctagccctcttgaaatgaatgttaacgctgtatttgccttcctaactgccaactgaacctgcatgttaaccttaagggaATCCTAAACTCCTACCCTTTGATTTggttttccaaagcctttccccagttTGAAAATAGtctttttttctattcttcttaccaaattGCATAACTCTCTCAATTTCCcaccctgtattccatctgccacttctttgcccactctcctcactaCTGTAAgtacttctgcagcctccccacttcctcagctctTCCTGTCCCTCTACCAATCTTTGCGATAACTGCAAACGTAGCAACGAAGACCCCAGTCcgtttgtccagattgttaatgtataatgttgTGTTCCCAACAGTCCTTGTGGAACTGGTGGATTTATCCCTTATCTCtgccctctgccagtcagccaatcctctatccatgtctggatgggttactctttgaagggtcagtgtagacttgttgggccgaagggcctgtttccacactaatctaaccATGTCAGGACCTTTCCCCTAACACCACCGGCTCTTATCCTATTTAGTAGCTTCATACATAGCTCCTGATTTAAGGCCTTCTGGGaattcaaatagatcacatccattggttctctttcgtctaacctgctcattaccaccttaaagaattctaacaaatttgtcagacatgacctaccctcGATGAAGCTGTGCTAACTCAGCCctactttaccatgcacttccaaaccctccacaatctcatccttaataatggactgtaAAATCTTACAAATGATCAAGATCAGACGAATCGGCTTATAGTTTATTACAcagcaccaaatccagaattgcctgtccCCTGGAGGGCTCTGTCACAAGTTGCTCGAACAAATCACCTCGTAGACATTCTACAAATCCCTTTTTTATTGGATCccctaccaacctgattttcctcgTCCAGTTGTATCTTGAAGactcccatgattattgtaattgtGCATCATtttttacatgccttttctatctcctgatttattttctgaccCATATCCTGACTGCTGCTGTGAGGCCTGGACATAACTCTCATCAGGATCATTTTTGCTCTGCAAACCCTCAATTTTCCAAGATGGCGACAGTGTGGCAGGGCTGCATGCAGACTCTTATCTAGAGCTCATCCACTTccatctactttttaaaaatcttttaatttatgctctttcttgattttttttcttttcatttctttggtGGGTTGGTCGGAGGCAACAACAGCAGGCTTTACACGGAGTGGTAGCAGCCTTCCGGTAATTGGAGGTGGCAGTGATGGCAGCAAGGacgttctcctgctcctccagcaATTGGAGACTGAGGTGATGGACTCTTCAAGGTGCCAGTGCTGGCATATTGGAGGACAGTGGCAGGAGCGGGAATCTTGGCATGGCAGCAGACTGGCCTGTCAGTGGAATGAGGCACTCAGGCTcgcagtaggcccagagcggggacACCTGGTGTCACCAAGGCAGCAGCGGAGCAGGACACTCCTGGCTGGAATCACGGGAGGCCCGGAGTGGGAACTCCTGGTTGCGGGGCCCAACACTCTACCCAGTATTGGAGGCAGCAGTGAGATGGGCCCAGCAGTGATGAGATGGCGCCTGAGGAATGGTGACTCCTATAACAGTGGGTTCAGTGCAGACAGCTGCAAGGTGGTGGAGATGGGCGAGTGACACAGGTGTGGCATCTCTCTCCAGTCTCCCTTTGCAAAGGTATATTCTAGCAGGAGATGTGAGACAGTCACAAACTCCCCCTCCTGAAGCCACTTTGTAGGCAGCATACGGTGGTGCAGAGAATCAAGGCATACGTGAAGAATCTCTCAGGTACTGCCCTTCTCACCATGAGCCAAGCGATGTTATGGCGCTTGTTGGAAaattctggcgatgaggcattttgcgaaatgactttgacagtctgctgacTAATCTgtccttttcccacagggtcttGAGGATACTACATACTGACCTCTTCCTAATTGACTTGTgatgaaaaatgttttgaaattcttCACAAAGGTCATACACAAGAGAAACCAATACTTGTCACAGATGTGGTCACATTGAACTTCAGTAGGGTCCACCAACTCCAATTTCATGCAGTTACAAGATATTGCCTAGCCCTGCTTCtcgattttatttaaaaagttcttaatttgatttttttcaaaaaattccaactgATCTTTTAATTTGTAACCTTATTTCCCTTATTTACCTTCAACCTGAAAGTAGCCAATAAAGTCAAGTTAGTAGCTATTATCAACCAATGAACTTATGCCTTACCAGTGATGCCACTCTGCTGTGTTAGGCCCCCAATCCTGCATTTCAATTCATAATTTGTATAAAAAACCTTACAAACTATGAGCCAAAAAGCCAATAGACAGCATGTTCCACATCTAATAACGTGTATGGCAGATCAGAGTGCAACATTACTACGCAAGTTCAGCTTAAACCTTTGTCAGATAAGGAaagttttttattattatttattaaatcaTCACTATTACTTTTTTGAATTTGCTGTGACTGTATTGATAAAATAAATATTCACCTTGTAACATAGGCACAGCCCTCCACACTGCAACAGGCCCGAGGCTGGCAAACTGACCAAAGGAacactccaagaaaaacaatGGTATCCCAACAAGAGCCAGCATGACAGAGTAAGGAATAAGGAATGCACCTGGAAAATAGCAGAAAGGATTTCAATTTTCAAGCTGAAACTCCATGCTTACACTGTGTGGGTTGGATTAAAATTTACCCTGAAATCTCTACGAATGCCCAAATTCCCATTTTGTGAATTTCACTCTCTAACACAATCAGATATCTTTTCAGGTCACTTTACACAGTTATGTTGTGACATTTCTTATACATTTATCCTTGGTTTCCATCAATCCAATGATGTGGGTTGTGAAGAGCCCTGATTTGAGCAGGTTTGATGTACAAGCCTGAACACAGGGCCTGACTAAGGAGCCTGCTATTCTGAGGATTTCACACACTGTGCAGTAAATATATCTGATGTGGATGGCTCATGCATTCTAAACAATATCACTTGAAAATATATTCCAAATTGATAAATGAACCATTTACTTTGCTTTATAAATAGCATATATTTGATGCATCGCATTGCTAATTTTAAACTATTACCTTGACATATCTCCCTCTTCATAAGAAAATAGTATACAAACTTGTTAGCTGTGGGATTGAATTTACCATTTCACATTGGAATAGTTTAACCCTGCATTATTTACTGCATTATTTTTAGTGCAATAAACATTTGTTATTTACTGAACTACAATTTTCAGGATAAGTCAACAAATCGATCCATTTAGTTCTGCCTTTCTCACTCACCGATACTTTTAATTTGTCTACCATACCTCCTCTGTTTTTGTAAGCCAGGTAAGGAAATCTCCAAACATTCCCAAAACCCACTGCATTACCAATCATTGAGAGCAGGTAATCAGTCTTCGAAGACCAGTTACCccgttccacattctcatcacccACAGCACCATGTTCATTGGCGGTATCCTGGGAGAAAGAATTGAAATGGCAAGCTCAGACATTAATCTTTCTCAGACTAGATCTCAAGTGAAATATATAGTCACCACTCCCCACGACTATCGGAAAATNNNNNNNNNNNNNNNNNNNNNNNNNNNNNNNNNNNNNNNNNNNNNNNNNNNNNNNNNNNNNNNNNNNNNNNNNNNNNNNNNNNNNNNNNNNNNNNNNNNNNNNNNNNNNNNNNNNNNNNNNNNNNNNNNNNNNNNNNNNNNNNNNNNNNNNNNNNNNNNNNNNNNNNNNNNNNNNNNNNNNNNNNNNNNNNNNNNNNNNNNNNNNNNNNNNNNNNNNNNNNNNNNNNNNNNNNNNNNNNNNNNNNNNNNNNNNNNNNNNNNNNNNNNNNNNNNNNNNNNNNNNNNNNNNNNNNNNNNNNNNNNNNNNNNNNNNNNNNNNNNNNNNNNNNNNNNNNNNNNNNNNNNNNNNNNNNNNNNNNNNNNNNNNNNNNNNNNNNNNNNNNNNNNNNNNNNNNNNNNNNNNNNNNNNNNNNNNNNNNNNNNNNNNNNNNNNNNNNNNNNNNNNNNNNNNNNNNNNNNNNNNNNNNNNNNNNNNNNNNNNNNNNNNNNNNNNNNNNNNNGCTGTCAAACAGGAAGTTCAGGATTACCTTAAGATTAACATGCTAGTTTCATTGgcagttatgaaggcaaatgcaacgttaGCACTCACTTCAAGACAGCTAGAATTCAAGAACAGGGATGTACTGCAGAGTCTGTGTAAAGCTTTGGTCatgcctcatttggaatattgtgagcagttttgtgccctgtatccaaggaaggatgtgctggcattgaaagagattcagagaaggtttacaagaatgatcctggaaatAAGGGCTTATCACACGATGAGCAGTTGAGTACCATGTGTCTTTTCTTGAGGGTGTATCTCAGTGAAATTTTAagaatactgacaggcctggatagagtagatgtggagaagttgtttccatgcATAGGAGAGGCCAGGATCCCGGGGCACAGTCtcaaagtgaagggacaacccttttgaactgaggtgaggagaaagttcttcagccagagagtgacgaatctatggaactcattgccacagagggctatggaggccaagtcattgggtgaatttaaggcagagataaaatAGTTCTTAATTGGTAAGGCGATCAAGCATTACAaggagaatgagtttgagaaacatatcagtgatGATCAAATaatggagcagacctgatgggataattggcttaattctgctcctatatcttatggtcttatgatcttacggACATCCATAATTACTCTGAGCCCAGATAAACCACTTTGTTGAATGTACTCTTATCAATTCACTTTCAGAAACTAGCAATGTAAAAGTGAAATTTCAAATAACGTAAATCTCAAGGATAAGATGAAATGATTGTTTTCAAAAATTTCATTGTAATTTTAGCTCAAAAATAACTTCTTCATATCTGAATTATTTTTGGCAAGATGTAACATTCCAAACTCTGAAGTAGAAGATGTAGAAATCGATCGCTACTTGAGTGAGTCCAAGCCTCCAGAGATAAGGAATTCCATCACTGAATTCTGAGGGTGTATAATGGGAAATCCATGTCTTCTGGGTGTTGATCAATGTCCCTAACTGTATGATATTAGACAGACAATGATTCTATTCTTTATAAATTAAAAACTAAAAAGATGACTTTGTCACAGATTTTGAAATACTAAATGGAACAAATAAGATcaagagtcatcgagacagagagatgtacagcacaggaacagacctttcagtccaacttgtccatgctgaaaaacatatccgaaattaatctagtctaattgccaacatttggcccacatccatcTCAACCCTTCACATTTATATACACATCCAgctaacttttaaatgttttaatttgtaccagcttccatcacttcatctgaggCAGAGAAAAACTGATTTCTATTCTTCTGAAATATTGGATAATGGAAATGTCCTAAAATTTAGAGAGTATTTTTGAGAATAAAGATATGAAGCTCTTCAATGCAAAAATACAGGACTGTGGGTGATCCCTGACAGTATTGTACAGACTGGGACTGTGGGTGATCCCTGACTGTATGGTACAGGCTGAGACTGTGGGTGATCTCTGACTGTATGGTACAGGCTGGGACTGTGGGTGTTCCCTGACTGTATGGTACAGACTGGCACTGTGGGTGATCCCTGACAGTAATGTACAGACTGGGACTGTGGGTGATCCCTGACTGTATTGTACAGACTGGGACTGTGGGTGATCCCTGACTGTATGGTACAGGCTGGGACTGTGGGTGATCCCTGACTGTATGGAACAGACTGGCACTGTGGGTGATCCCTGACTGTATGGTACAGACTGTGACTATGGGTGATCCCTGACTGTATTGTACAGACTGGGACTGTGGGTGATCTCTGACTGTATGGTACAGGCTGGGACTGTGGGTGATCCCTGACTGTATGGTACAGACTGTGACTATGGGTGATCCCTGACTGTATTGTACAGACTGGGACTGTGGGTGATCCCTGACTGTATGGTACAGGCTGGGACTGTGGGTGATCCCTGACTGTATGGTACAGACTGTGACTATGGGTGATCCCTGACTGTATTGTACAGACTGGGACTGTGGGTGATCTCTGACTGTATGGTACAGGCTGGGACTGTGGGTGATCCCTGACTGTATGGTACAGACTGTGACTATGGGTGATCCCTGACTGTATTGTACAGACTGGGACTGTGGGTGATCCCTGACTGTATTGTACAGGCTGGGACTGTGGGTGATCTCTGACTGTATGGTATAGACTGGGACTGTGGGTGATCCCTGACTGTATTGTACAGACTGGGACTGTGGGTGATCCCTGACTGCATTGTACAGGCTGGGACTGTGGGTGATTTATTACTGTATTGTGCAGACTGTAGTTGATGTCCAGGATCACCCACAGCCCCAGTCTGTACAGTATGGTCAGGGATCACCTACAATCCCAGTTTATTTAAAAGTAGATTTTCTTTCAAAGTTGAAGTATTTTGTTCTCTGTTTCACGTCAAGATTTCACATTAAGCCTTGTCAATTCACACAGAGGTAACCTTTGATAGTGACATGAGATATCCTGAGCTAAATAGTGTTATTTTGGAACATGAGATGAAATTGAAAGAGACGagacatttaaataaatgcaacaaaAACTCTGTGTGTCTTAGAGTCAGACTGTGTAAGAAATATAAGTGAGCTGATAGATATGTGGAAAAACTCAGAAAAAGAGAATAAGTTAAGAAAATGATAGCTTCAAAAAACACAGTGATAAACAGAAAATGGAGTCGGTGTGAGACACAATACAGGGATGGAGAGAGATACAAACAATGAACGCAGTCAGAAAGAACACAAGACAGACTTATTGACAAGGTGAAAGTAAAAGTGAGACATGTGAAAGACTGTTAAATTCTGAtgtttcaatatttatttctgactGACTGTCCTGCTATTCCAGTGACTCAGTGCCATGATTCCTGCTGCTGCTTTCTATCTAAGTCTTTCTGCTGTATGGTCACAATGAGGATGGTCACTGAAACTATtgtccatctctctccctcactcagaCTGACAGAATGAACAATGAACAGTCGGTGTGTACACTCTCCCCAGTAGAAGCTAACACTGTACCTTTGGGGGTCCTGCTGCATGTTTCATCTGCTCCCCACCAACTGAAGCAGTCTGCCCATGACAGGGGTGATTGGAAGGAAGCAAACAGGTAGTACAGACTGTAGTCAACGATGCAGTTGTACAAAATGTTGGACATTGTAATCAGAAGCATCATAGCAATCCCCACACCTGAAAACAGAAGAAAGAACAGGGGAGTCTGGTTTGTGaattattgatttaaaataatgtatTTGACATGCATTTGGCTGGTCATTCAGCCAAATTGGATTTTCTTTCAGTGAGCACAGGACAGAACAAGGAGACTGCCCTGGCTGACCACACCTTTGGGGAAATATCGGTTTTGTTTAAtcgattatgttggctgcttcaACATTCAGTGTCCAACAGTAAAGATTTCAAACAGGAAATGTTAATTATGTTATAGTTCTATGTCAAGATTACAAGAATGATGTTCCTTGTCTACACATTTATACGCCCTCTCACTAATTCTTTAGGACACCATTATCATTGTGAGTGGTGATAATCACACATGCCCAGTCTTAGGCCATAaggtcataagatataggagcagaattaggccattcatcccactgagtctgctctgccattcagtcatggctgatatgtttttgaaCTTCATTCTCTTGagttctccccataactcttgaacCCCttaccaagaacctatctatctctgtcttgagtatactcaatgacttggccttcacaaccTGCTGCATCAATgggttccacagagtcaccaccctctggctgtggACATCCCTCTTTATCTCAGTTCTGATGAGTTGTCCCTTCAACTTGAGGCTGTTCCCTcatgtcccagtctctcctactagtggaaacatcttctccaggtCTACTCTATTCAGACCATTcattattctgtaaatttcattaTTCTGTAAACCCTCCTAGGCTCCATTGAGTCCTTAACTGTTCCTCATTTGACaatcccttcatccctgggatcactcttgtaaacctcctctggacccctccaaggccagaacatcctctctgagacatggGGTCCAAACATTGTCATATatttcaaatgctgtctgaccagagccttatacaacttCAGTAgcacatctctgctcttatatcctagccctcttgaaatgaatgttaacgccaattgaacctgcatgtcaACCTTAAGGGAATCCTAAACTCCTACCCTTTATGTTTTagttttccaaagcctttccccaatttTAAAATAGTCTTTGTTTCTATTCGTCTTACCAAATTGCATAACTCTCACAATTTCCcaccctgtattccatctgccacttctttgcccattcttctCACAAAgtacttctgcagcctccccacttcctcagaccTTCCTGTCCCTCTACCAATCTTTGCGACAACTACAAACATAGCAATGATGCCTCCAgtccctttgtccagattgttaatgtataatgttgTGTTCCCAACAGTCCTGGTGGATTTATCCCTTATCTCTGCCCTCTGcaagtcagccaatcctctatccatgtctggatgggttactctttgaagggtcagtgtagacttgttgggccgaagggtctgtttccacactaatctaaccATGTCAGGACCTTTCCTCTAACACCACCGGCTCTTATCCCATTTAGTAGCTTCATACATGGCTCCTGATttaaggccttctggaaattcaaatagatcaaatccattggttctccttcatctaacctgctcattaccaccTTAAAGAATTCTcacaaatttgtcagacatgaccgaCCCGACTAACTCAGCCTtactttaccatgcacttctaaACCCtccataatctcatccttaataatggactgtaAAATCTTACAAATGATCAAGGTCAGACTAACCGGCTTATAGTTTCCTCCCTTCTGCCTCCATACCTTCTGaaacagggatgttacattaaccattttccagttgtctggCGACttccttgactccagtgattcctgaatgtTCACCAACAATGCTTGTGCAACCTCCTCAGCTATCaccttcagaactctgaagtgtagtccatctgatccagCTGAATTACCCACCTACAGACCTTGCAGCTTCCTCAGCACCTACCCCACAGGGATGGCccctacactcacctctgcctcctGACTCTTGACACCCTGCCACACTAATGGTGTCTTCCaccagtgaagactgatgcaaagtccctattcacttccttcaccatttctttgttccccattactaattccccagcctcattttctaaaggtccaatgtccactctcacCTCTTTCTGACCTTTTATGCATCTAAAgcaactcttgcaatcttcttttatattacaacCTGCTTATCGTCAGATTTCATCTTCTTCCCCCTTATTGCTTTTGTAgatatcctctgctggtttttaactGCCTCCAAATTTTTAGACTTCCCACTAATTTTCACCACATTGGATGCTTTTCCTTTTGATTTTATGCtattcctgacttcccttgtctgccgtggttgcctcatcctccctttactatgtttcttcttccttgggatgaatttctgttttGCCCCTCAAACTaccccccagaaactcctgctattgctgctctACCGTCCTCCCTGTTATGgttcccttccaatcaactcaggccagctcctccctcatggctTTATGATTACATTGACTCAATTGTAAAGATCTTACACCAGATTCATGCTTCTCCATCTCAAACTGAAGGGAGAATTTTATCATATTATGGCCACTGCCCCCGATGGAAcattcaccttaagctccttaaTCGAGATTTCCTCATTACAcagcaccaaatccagaattgacTGTCCCCTGGAGGGCTCTATCACAAGTTGCTTGAACAAATCACCTCGTAGACATTCTGCAAATCCCTTTTTTATTGGATCccctaccaacctgattttcctcgTCCAGTTGTATATTGAAGactcccatgattattgtaattgtGCATCATtttttacatgccttttctatctcctgatttattttctgaccCATATCCTGACTGCTTCTGTGAGGCCTGGACATAACTCTCGTCAGGGTCATTTTTGCTCTGCAAACCCTCAATTTTCCAAGATGGCGACAGTGTAGCAGGGCTGCATGCAGACTCTTATCTAGAGCTCATCCACTTCCAtctacttttttaaaatcttttaatttCTGCTctgtcttgattttttttcttttcatttctcgtTTCTTTGGTGGGTTGGTCGGAGGTAACAAGAGTAggctttacacagagtggtggcaGCCTTCCGGTAATTGGAGGTGGCAGTGATGGTAGCAAGGacgttctcctgctcctccagcaATCGGAGACAGAGGTGATGGACTCTTCAAGGTCCCAGTGGAGGACAGTGGCAGGAGCGGGAATCTTGGCATGGCAGCAGACTGGCCTGTCAGTGGAATGAGGCACTCAGGCTcgcagtaggcccagagcggggacACCTGGTGTCACCAAGGCAGCAGCGGAGCAGGACACTCCTGGCTGGAATCACGGGAGGCCCGGAGTGGGAACTCCTGGTTGCGGGGCCCAACACTCTACCCAGTATTGGAGGCAGCAGTGAGATGGGCCCAGCAGTGATGAGATGGCGCCTGAGGAATGGTGACTCCTATAACAGTGGGTCCAATGCAGACAGCTCCAAGGCGGTGGAGATGGGCGAGTGACACAGGTGTGGCATCTCTCTCCAGGCTCCCTttgcaaaggagatgtgagacagTCACAAACTCCCCCTCCTGAAGCCACTTTGTAGGCAGCATATGGTGGTGCAGAGAATCCAGGCATACGTGAAGAATCTCACAGGTACTACCCTTCTAAATATTTCCCTTATTTACCTTCAACCTGAAAGTAGCCAATAATAGTCAAGTTAGTAGCTATTATCAACCAATGAACTTATGCCTTACCAGTGATGTCACTCTGCTGTGTTAGGCCCCCAATCCTGGGTTTCAATTCATAATTTGTATAAAAAAACCTTACAAACTATGAGCCAAAAAGCCAATAGACAGCATGTTCCACATCTAATAACGTGTATGGCAGATCAGAGTGCAACATTACTACGCAAGTTTGGCTTTAACCTTTGTCAGGTAAGGGAggtttattattatttattaaatcaTCACTATTACTTTTTTGAATTTGCTGTGACTGTATTGATAAAATAAACATTCACCTTGTAACATAGGCACAGCCCTCCACACTGCAACAGGCCCGAGGCTGGCAAACTGACCAAAGGAacactccaagaaaaacaatGGTATCCCAACAAGAGCCAGCATGACAGAGTAAGGAATAAGGAATGCACCTGGAAAATAGCGGAAAGGATTTCAATTTTCAAGCTGAAACTCCATGCTTACACTGTGTGGGTTGGATTAAAATTTACCCTGAAATCTCTACGAATGCCCAAATTCCCGTTTTGTGAATTTCACTCTCTAACACAATCAGATATCTTTTCAGGTCACTTTACACAGTTATGTTGTGACATTTCTTATACATTTAT
Above is a window of Chiloscyllium plagiosum isolate BGI_BamShark_2017 chromosome 15, ASM401019v2, whole genome shotgun sequence DNA encoding:
- the LOC122557093 gene encoding sodium- and chloride-dependent neutral and basic amino acid transporter B(0+)-like isoform X2, which codes for MIGAFLIPYSVMLALVGIPLFFLECSFGQFASLGPVAVWRAVPMLQGVGIAMMLLITMSNISYNCIIGDSLYYLFASFQSLLSWADCFSWWGAGETYSRTPKGTVLASTGESVHTDCSLFILSV
- the LOC122557093 gene encoding sodium- and chloride-dependent neutral and basic amino acid transporter B(0+)-like isoform X1, whose protein sequence is MIGNAVGFGNVWRFPYLAYKNRGGAFLIPYSVMLALVGIPLFFLECSFGQFASLGPVAVWRAVPMLQGVGIAMMLLITMSNISYNCIIGDSLYYLFASFQSLLSWADCFSWWGAGETYSRTPKGTVLASTGESVHTDCSLFILSV